The nucleotide window CAGATATAGCTCACTCACCGGACAGCTTATGCAACTGCTTCAACTTCCGGAGGCCCAGGCGCTCCGCGCGCTCACCGTTGACGGCTATGTGCTCTTTGGTACGCGGATGGTTCGCCTGTTCGCGTATGGCTTTTTGTCGGTGGTGCTTGTGCTGTACCTGGCACAGCTAGGATTGTCCGAGCAGGGGATCGGCGTGCTGCTCACCTGGACCTTGATCGGCGATGCGGTGATCTCGTTCTGGATCGCGGCGCTGGCCGATCGCATTGGGCGGCGGCGCATGTTGATCGTCGGGGCGGGGCTGATGGTGCTTGCCGGTCTGGTGCTGGCGCTGACGCGCAACCTGTGGCTGCTGACGCTCGCCGCGATCGTCGGCACGCTCAGCCCAAGCGGCGGGGAGGTCGGCCCGTTTCTCTCGATCGAGCAGGCGGCGCTCTCGCAGACCGCCCCGACGAGGCAGCGCACGCAGGTCTTTGCCTGGTACAACCTGATCGGCTCGTTCGCGACGGCGCTGGGAGCGCTTTCTAGCGGCGTGCTCGTCGATCTGCTTCAGTGGTCGGGCAGCTCGTCGCTGGCAAGCTACCGCAGCGTGGTGCTGGGCTACGCGCTGCTCGGCATCGGTCTGGCGGCGCTCTTCAGCCGCTTATCGTCTGCGGTCGAGGCGGATGCTGTCAGGCAGGATCGGTCATCCATGACCGACT belongs to Herpetosiphonaceae bacterium and includes:
- a CDS encoding MFS transporter — protein: MQLLQLPEAQALRALTVDGYVLFGTRMVRLFAYGFLSVVLVLYLAQLGLSEQGIGVLLTWTLIGDAVISFWIAALADRIGRRRMLIVGAGLMVLAGLVLALTRNLWLLTLAAIVGTLSPSGGEVGPFLSIEQAALSQTAPTRQRTQVFAWYNLIGSFATALGALSSGVLVDLLQWSGSSSLASYRSVVLGYALLGIGLAALFSRLSSAVEADAVRQDRSSMTDSAERRRFGLHRSRNVVMRLSALFMLDAFAGGLVVQSMIAYWFYVRFGVEPTVLGSIFFGANMLAGLSALAAARIAARFGLINTMVWTHIPSNVLLILVPLMPHVSLAIGVLLARFSISQMDVPTRQSYTMAVVDPDERSAAAGATTIARTAASAISPTITGVLFSAGWLSLPFVLAGCLKIVYDLALYRSFRALKPPEERPGD